The Amycolatopsis sp. DG1A-15b genome window below encodes:
- the treS gene encoding maltose alpha-D-glucosyltransferase has translation MAEEARPDAALGLEGVPHTGEAMTADGMLVEPQAGDFRSAQQAPSNPEWFKGAVFYEVLVRAFADSNGDGTGDLRGLAGRLDYLAWLGIDCLWLPPFYASPLRDGGYDISDFRAVLPEFGSVEDFVFLLNEAHRRGIRVITDLVLNHTSDAHPWFQQSRSDPDGPYGDYYVWSDDDSRYADARIIFVDTETSNWTYDPVRGQFYWHRFFSHQPDLNFENVDVQNAMIDTLRFWLDLGIDGFRLDAVPYLFEQEGTNCENLPRTHEFLKRCRKVVDDEYPGRILLAEANQWPSDVVEYFGDPAVGGDECHMAFHFPLMPRIFMAVRRESRFPISEIMAQTPEIPSGSQWGIFLRNHDELTLEMVTDDERDYMYAEYAKDPRMKANIGIRRRLAPLLDNDRNQQELFTAMLLSLPGSPVLYYGDEIGMGDNIWLGDRDAVRTPMQWTPDRNAGFSSCDPGRIYLPVIMDPVYGYQGLNVEAQSNNEASLLNWTRRMIEVRKQHHAFAEGEFVDLGGSNPSVLAYKRQWRRPDGGEDVVLCVNNLSRFPQPVELDLSAHRGCTPVELTGGVRFPSIGDLSYLLTLPGHGFYWFQLTSPGDEGEAR, from the coding sequence ATGGCGGAAGAAGCCCGGCCCGACGCGGCGTTGGGGCTGGAAGGTGTGCCGCACACCGGTGAGGCGATGACCGCCGACGGCATGCTGGTCGAACCGCAGGCCGGGGACTTCCGGTCGGCGCAGCAGGCGCCGAGCAACCCGGAGTGGTTCAAGGGCGCGGTGTTCTACGAAGTGCTGGTGCGCGCGTTCGCCGACTCCAACGGCGACGGCACCGGCGACCTGCGCGGGCTGGCCGGGAGACTGGACTACCTGGCGTGGCTCGGCATCGACTGCCTGTGGCTGCCGCCGTTCTACGCCTCGCCGCTGCGCGACGGCGGGTACGACATCAGCGACTTCCGCGCGGTGCTGCCGGAGTTCGGCAGCGTCGAGGACTTCGTCTTCCTGCTCAACGAGGCACACCGCCGGGGCATCCGGGTGATCACCGACCTGGTGCTCAACCACACCTCGGACGCGCACCCGTGGTTCCAGCAGTCCCGCAGCGACCCCGACGGCCCGTACGGCGACTACTACGTGTGGAGCGACGACGACTCCCGCTACGCCGACGCGCGGATCATCTTCGTCGACACCGAGACGTCGAACTGGACCTACGACCCGGTGCGCGGCCAGTTCTACTGGCACCGGTTCTTCTCCCACCAGCCCGACCTGAACTTCGAGAACGTCGACGTCCAGAACGCGATGATCGACACCCTGCGGTTCTGGCTGGACCTGGGCATCGACGGGTTCCGCCTGGACGCCGTGCCGTACCTGTTCGAGCAGGAGGGCACCAACTGCGAGAACCTGCCGCGCACGCACGAGTTCCTCAAGCGCTGCCGCAAGGTCGTCGACGACGAGTACCCCGGCCGGATCCTGCTGGCCGAGGCGAACCAGTGGCCCTCGGACGTCGTCGAGTACTTCGGCGACCCGGCCGTCGGCGGCGACGAGTGCCACATGGCGTTCCACTTCCCGCTGATGCCGCGGATCTTCATGGCGGTGCGGCGCGAGTCCCGCTTCCCGATCTCGGAGATCATGGCCCAGACCCCGGAGATCCCCAGCGGCAGCCAGTGGGGCATCTTCCTGCGCAACCACGACGAGCTGACCCTCGAGATGGTCACCGACGACGAGCGCGACTACATGTACGCAGAGTACGCCAAGGACCCGCGGATGAAGGCCAACATCGGCATCCGCCGGAGGCTGGCCCCGCTGCTGGACAACGACCGCAACCAGCAGGAGCTGTTCACCGCGATGCTGCTGTCCCTCCCCGGTTCGCCCGTTCTGTACTACGGTGACGAGATCGGCATGGGAGACAACATCTGGCTCGGTGACCGCGACGCGGTGCGCACCCCCATGCAGTGGACCCCGGACCGCAACGCCGGGTTCTCCTCCTGCGACCCCGGCCGGATCTACCTGCCGGTGATCATGGACCCGGTGTACGGCTACCAAGGCCTGAACGTCGAGGCGCAGTCGAACAACGAAGCCTCGCTGCTGAACTGGACCCGGCGGATGATCGAGGTGCGCAAACAGCACCACGCGTTCGCCGAAGGCGAGTTCGTCGACCTCGGCGGGTCCAACCCCAGCGTGCTGGCCTACAAGCGCCAGTGGCGGCGCCCGGACGGCGGCGAAGACGTCGTGCTCTGTGTGAACAACCTGTCCCGGTTCCCGCAGCCGGTGGAGCTGGACCTGTCCGCGCACCGCGGGTGCACGCCGGTGGAGCTCACCGGCGGCGTGCGGTTCCCCAGCATCGGGGACCTGTCGTACCTGCTGACGCTGCCCGGGCACGGCTTCTACTGGTTCCAGCTGACGAGCCCGGGAGACGAAGGCGAAGCGAGGTGA
- the glgB gene encoding 1,4-alpha-glucan branching protein GlgB: MNAAPEGLPAAAPPAADIDRLLAGSHHDPHSVLGVHAVGKGFAARALLPGAKAVTLCAGGQKYPMEPVIDALFAVAVPEHPGDYRLEVEYDGHTATSDDPYRWLPTVGELDRHLIGEGRHERLWEALGAHVRSYETSNGVVEGTSFAVWAPNARGIRVIGDFNGWDGRGHPMRSLGSSGVWELFVPGVGVGTCYKFRILGADGNWHEKADPMAFGTEQPPATASVVTSSTYLWEDDEWVAKREATQWAAAPMSVYEVHLGSWRPGLDYRELADQLGDYLVETGFTHVELLPVSEHPFGGSWGYQVTSYYAPTSRFGSPDDFRYFVDRLHQRGIGVLVDWVPAHFPKDSWALAKFDGTALYEHADPRRGEQPDWGTLVFDFGRNEVRNFLVANALYWIEEFHLDGLRVDAVASMLYLDYSRKEGEWLPNQYGGRENLDAVRFLQELNATVYKRHPGIVMVAEESTAWPGVTRPTHLGGLGFGFKWNMGWMHDTLRYLSHEPIHRAYHHNEMTFSLVYAWSENFVLPLSHDEVVHGKGSLWGRMPGDAWNKAAGLRSLLAFMWAHPGKQLLFMGGEFGQPGEWSESKSLDWHLLDEPLHLGVWELLRSLNTVYRSSPALYSQDTSPDGFRWIDANDSSGNVLSFLRIGADGSRLACVANFAGVPHHDYRVGLPAAGRWREVVNTDAEAYGGSGVGNLGTVEATEDPWHGQPASAVLQLPPAGVLWLAEETPETPELP; this comes from the coding sequence GTGAACGCGGCTCCCGAAGGCCTCCCGGCCGCGGCCCCGCCGGCCGCGGACATCGACCGGCTGCTCGCCGGTTCCCACCACGACCCGCACTCGGTGCTGGGCGTGCACGCGGTGGGCAAGGGCTTCGCGGCCCGGGCGCTGCTGCCCGGCGCGAAAGCCGTCACGCTGTGCGCGGGCGGGCAGAAGTACCCGATGGAACCGGTGATCGACGCGCTGTTCGCCGTCGCCGTGCCCGAACACCCCGGCGACTACCGGCTGGAAGTCGAGTACGACGGGCACACCGCCACTTCCGACGACCCGTACCGCTGGCTGCCCACGGTGGGCGAGCTGGACCGGCACCTGATCGGCGAGGGCCGCCACGAGCGGCTCTGGGAGGCGCTGGGCGCGCACGTCCGGTCCTACGAGACGTCGAACGGCGTCGTCGAGGGGACGTCGTTCGCGGTCTGGGCGCCGAACGCGCGCGGCATCCGCGTGATCGGCGACTTCAACGGCTGGGACGGGCGCGGGCACCCGATGCGCTCGCTCGGCTCGTCCGGGGTCTGGGAGCTGTTCGTGCCCGGCGTCGGTGTGGGCACCTGCTACAAGTTCCGGATCCTGGGTGCCGACGGCAACTGGCACGAAAAGGCCGACCCGATGGCGTTCGGCACGGAGCAGCCGCCGGCGACGGCCTCGGTCGTGACCAGCTCGACGTACCTGTGGGAAGACGACGAGTGGGTCGCGAAGCGGGAGGCGACCCAGTGGGCCGCGGCGCCGATGAGCGTCTACGAGGTCCACCTCGGTTCGTGGCGGCCGGGCCTTGACTACCGGGAGCTGGCCGACCAGCTGGGCGACTACCTCGTCGAAACCGGTTTCACGCACGTGGAGCTGCTGCCGGTGTCGGAGCACCCGTTCGGTGGCTCGTGGGGCTACCAGGTGACGTCGTACTACGCGCCGACGTCCCGCTTCGGCTCGCCGGACGACTTCCGCTACTTCGTCGACCGCCTGCACCAGCGGGGGATCGGCGTGCTCGTGGACTGGGTGCCCGCGCACTTCCCGAAGGACAGCTGGGCGCTGGCGAAGTTCGACGGCACCGCGCTCTACGAGCACGCGGACCCGCGCCGCGGCGAGCAGCCCGACTGGGGCACGCTCGTGTTCGACTTCGGCCGCAACGAGGTCCGCAACTTCCTGGTCGCCAACGCGCTGTACTGGATCGAGGAGTTCCACCTCGACGGCCTGCGCGTCGACGCGGTGGCGTCGATGCTCTACCTCGACTACTCCCGCAAGGAAGGGGAGTGGCTGCCCAACCAGTACGGCGGCCGCGAGAACCTGGACGCGGTGCGGTTCCTGCAGGAGCTGAACGCGACTGTCTACAAGCGACACCCGGGTATCGTGATGGTGGCGGAGGAGTCGACGGCCTGGCCGGGCGTCACGCGCCCGACGCACCTCGGCGGCCTCGGGTTCGGCTTCAAGTGGAACATGGGCTGGATGCACGACACGCTCCGGTACCTCTCGCACGAGCCGATCCACCGCGCCTACCACCACAACGAGATGACGTTCTCGCTCGTGTACGCGTGGAGCGAGAACTTCGTGCTGCCGCTGTCGCACGACGAAGTGGTGCACGGCAAGGGATCCCTGTGGGGCCGGATGCCGGGCGACGCCTGGAACAAGGCGGCCGGCCTGCGCTCGCTGCTGGCGTTCATGTGGGCGCACCCGGGCAAGCAGCTGCTGTTCATGGGCGGCGAGTTCGGCCAGCCGGGGGAGTGGTCGGAGTCGAAGTCGCTGGACTGGCACCTGCTGGACGAGCCGCTGCACCTCGGGGTGTGGGAGCTGCTGCGGTCGCTGAACACGGTGTACCGGTCGTCGCCGGCGTTGTACAGCCAGGACACCTCGCCGGACGGCTTCCGCTGGATCGACGCGAACGACTCGAGCGGCAACGTGCTGAGCTTCCTCCGCATCGGTGCCGACGGCTCGCGGCTGGCCTGCGTGGCCAACTTCGCGGGCGTCCCGCACCACGACTACCGGGTGGGACTGCCGGCGGCGGGTCGCTGGCGGGAGGTCGTCAACACCGACGCCGAGGCGTACGGCGGCTCCGGGGTCGGCAACCTGGGCACGGTGGAGGCGACGGAGGACCCGTGGCACGGCCAGCCGGCCTCCGCGGTCCTCCAGCTCCCCCCGGCCGGCGTCCTCTGGCTGGCCGAGGAGACGCCGGAGACCCCCGAACTCCCGTGA
- a CDS encoding maltotransferase domain-containing protein, whose protein sequence is MTGRLGIDDVSPSVSCGRYPAKAVVGEHIPVFATVWREGHDAVAATVAWRGPDDRLTRQTRMVPRGPDHPDEFAAVIAPDTTGLWTFRIDAWGDPWSTWEHNVEVKVAAGQGPEDLANDIENGARLIERVSRRPDRRGEKALLIGAVKALRDEERSLAERVGPALSPEVRQVMHEFPVRELITKGKPHKVWVDRRRAAYGSWYELFPRSTGGLDAEGKPVHGTFATAATALDRVAKMGFDVVYLPPVHPIGRVNRKGPNNTLDAKPEDVGSPWAIGADEGGHDAIHPDLGTFDDFDAFVARAEELGMEVALDFALQAAPDHPWVLKHPEFFTTRPDGSIAYAENPPKKYQDIYPINFDNDPKAVYEEMLRVITVWIDHGVKIFRVDNPHTKPPDFWAWLIQSVKDAHPDVLFLAEAFTRPARLWGLARLGFTQSYTYFTWRTGKQELIDFAIDLREHWNEGRPNLFVNTPDILHESLQRGGPGMFALRAALAATISPTWGVYSGYELFEHVPVREGSEEYLDSEKYQLRPRDFERALDEGRSLEPWLAKLNAVRRAHPALQQMRTLHFHHIDNDALLAYSKQDPATGDTVVTVVTLDPYGPQEGTLWLDTAALGFEAHERLIAHDAVTGDTWDWGPANYVRLEPWRAVAHVVSVRRRLAG, encoded by the coding sequence ATGACCGGCCGGCTCGGCATCGACGACGTCTCCCCCAGCGTGAGCTGTGGCCGGTATCCGGCCAAAGCCGTTGTGGGGGAACACATCCCGGTCTTCGCGACCGTCTGGCGCGAGGGCCATGACGCGGTCGCGGCCACGGTCGCGTGGCGCGGCCCGGACGACCGGCTCACGCGCCAGACGCGGATGGTGCCGCGCGGTCCCGACCACCCGGACGAGTTCGCCGCGGTGATCGCCCCGGACACCACCGGTCTCTGGACGTTCCGGATCGACGCGTGGGGCGACCCGTGGTCGACGTGGGAGCACAACGTCGAGGTGAAGGTCGCCGCCGGGCAGGGGCCCGAGGACCTGGCCAACGACATCGAGAACGGCGCCCGGCTGATCGAGCGCGTCTCCCGCCGCCCGGACCGCCGGGGGGAGAAGGCGCTGCTGATCGGCGCGGTGAAGGCCCTGCGCGACGAGGAGCGCAGTCTCGCCGAACGCGTCGGTCCCGCGCTCTCGCCCGAGGTCCGCCAGGTCATGCACGAGTTCCCGGTGCGGGAGCTGATCACCAAGGGCAAGCCGCACAAGGTGTGGGTGGACCGCCGCCGCGCCGCGTACGGCTCCTGGTACGAGCTGTTCCCCCGCTCGACCGGCGGCCTCGACGCCGAGGGCAAGCCGGTGCACGGCACCTTCGCCACCGCCGCGACCGCGCTCGACCGCGTCGCGAAAATGGGCTTCGACGTCGTCTACCTCCCGCCGGTTCACCCGATCGGGCGAGTCAACCGCAAGGGACCCAACAACACCCTCGACGCCAAGCCGGAAGACGTCGGTTCGCCGTGGGCGATCGGTGCCGACGAGGGCGGCCACGACGCCATCCACCCCGACCTCGGCACCTTCGACGACTTCGACGCCTTCGTGGCCCGCGCGGAAGAACTCGGCATGGAGGTGGCGCTCGACTTCGCGCTGCAGGCCGCGCCCGACCACCCGTGGGTGCTCAAGCACCCCGAGTTCTTCACGACCCGCCCGGACGGCTCGATCGCGTACGCGGAGAACCCGCCGAAGAAGTACCAGGACATCTACCCCATCAACTTCGACAACGACCCCAAGGCCGTCTACGAGGAGATGCTGCGGGTCATCACCGTCTGGATCGACCACGGGGTGAAGATCTTCCGGGTCGACAACCCGCACACCAAGCCGCCGGACTTCTGGGCCTGGCTGATCCAGTCGGTCAAGGACGCCCACCCGGACGTGCTGTTCCTGGCCGAGGCGTTCACCCGCCCGGCGCGCCTGTGGGGCCTGGCCCGGCTCGGCTTCACCCAGAGCTACACCTACTTCACCTGGCGCACCGGCAAGCAGGAGCTGATCGACTTCGCCATCGACCTGCGCGAACACTGGAACGAGGGCCGGCCGAACCTGTTCGTCAACACCCCGGACATCCTCCACGAGTCGCTGCAGCGCGGCGGCCCCGGCATGTTCGCGCTGCGGGCCGCGCTGGCGGCGACGATCTCGCCGACGTGGGGGGTCTACTCCGGCTACGAGCTGTTCGAGCACGTCCCGGTCCGCGAAGGCAGCGAGGAGTACCTCGACTCCGAGAAGTACCAGCTGCGCCCGCGCGACTTCGAGCGCGCGCTCGACGAAGGGCGTTCGCTGGAGCCGTGGCTGGCGAAGCTGAACGCCGTCCGCCGCGCGCACCCGGCGCTGCAGCAGATGCGCACCCTGCACTTCCACCACATCGACAACGACGCGCTGCTGGCCTACTCCAAACAGGACCCGGCCACCGGCGACACCGTGGTCACCGTCGTCACCCTCGACCCGTACGGGCCGCAGGAGGGCACGTTGTGGCTCGACACCGCGGCGCTCGGCTTCGAAGCGCACGAACGGCTGATCGCCCACGACGCGGTCACCGGCGACACCTGGGACTGGGGGCCGGCCAACTACGTCCGGCTCGAACCCTGGCGGGCGGTGGCACACGTGGTTTCGGTGAGACGCCGGCTGGCCGGCTGA
- a CDS encoding phosphotransferase, whose translation MSDPRELVDDLTEDLKRWLPEQRWFAGKDRPVTGVRPLGVTELVSGDPQLLHAVVEVVQDDRREPYQLLVGRRTHPPEIASTSWIGAVGDLNAYEASGDLDVTGVLLDLMAREEQVGSLVFEHEPGVELETGLRARPITSEQSNTSLVYGGQYILKLFRKLTPGKNKDLLLHRALQGVGSKHIAPVLGSITGDLDGEPTTVGMLQQFVSDAVDGWAMATTSVRDLMAAPELHPEEVGGDFAGEAERLGRAVAEVHADLAEALGTEPVDADELERSTKAMLARLDTIAGRVPELAAHAPKLRAAFEGLRTLPAGSVTMQYIHGDLHLGQVLRTVGGWLLIDFEGEPAAPVEERHALRSPLRDVAGMLRSFDYAAQQMLVGQPDEPVLAERAHEWSERNRAAFCEGYAAIAADPREQGELLRAFELDKAVYEVGYEHANRPDWLGVPLASIARITSGGTTP comes from the coding sequence TTGTCCGACCCGCGCGAGCTGGTCGACGACCTGACCGAGGACCTGAAGCGCTGGCTGCCCGAACAGCGGTGGTTCGCCGGCAAGGACCGGCCGGTGACCGGCGTCCGGCCGCTCGGCGTGACCGAGCTGGTTTCCGGTGATCCGCAGCTGCTGCACGCCGTCGTCGAGGTCGTCCAGGACGACCGGCGCGAGCCCTACCAGCTGCTGGTGGGCCGGCGGACGCACCCGCCGGAGATCGCCTCGACCAGCTGGATCGGCGCCGTCGGCGACCTCAACGCCTACGAGGCGTCCGGCGACCTGGACGTCACCGGCGTGCTGCTGGACCTGATGGCCCGCGAGGAGCAGGTCGGTTCGCTGGTCTTCGAGCACGAGCCCGGCGTGGAGCTGGAGACCGGCCTGCGCGCCCGGCCGATCACGTCGGAGCAGAGCAACACGTCCCTGGTCTACGGCGGGCAGTACATCCTCAAGCTGTTCCGGAAGCTGACGCCGGGCAAGAACAAGGACCTGCTGCTGCACCGCGCGCTGCAGGGCGTCGGCAGCAAGCACATCGCACCGGTGCTCGGGTCGATCACCGGCGACCTGGACGGCGAGCCGACCACGGTCGGCATGCTCCAGCAGTTCGTGTCGGACGCGGTCGACGGCTGGGCGATGGCCACCACCAGCGTCCGCGACCTGATGGCCGCACCCGAACTGCATCCCGAGGAGGTCGGCGGCGACTTCGCCGGCGAGGCCGAGCGGCTCGGGCGCGCCGTCGCCGAGGTGCACGCGGACCTCGCCGAGGCGCTCGGCACCGAGCCGGTCGACGCCGACGAGCTCGAGCGCTCGACGAAAGCGATGCTCGCCCGGCTCGACACGATCGCCGGGCGGGTACCCGAGCTGGCCGCGCACGCCCCGAAGCTGCGGGCGGCGTTCGAGGGGCTGCGCACGCTGCCCGCGGGCTCGGTGACCATGCAGTACATCCACGGCGACCTGCACCTCGGGCAGGTGCTGCGGACCGTCGGCGGCTGGCTGCTGATCGACTTCGAGGGCGAGCCCGCGGCCCCGGTCGAGGAACGCCACGCGCTGAGGTCGCCGTTGCGCGACGTCGCGGGCATGCTGAGGTCGTTCGACTACGCGGCCCAGCAGATGCTGGTCGGCCAGCCGGACGAGCCGGTGCTGGCCGAGCGCGCCCACGAGTGGTCGGAGCGCAACCGGGCGGCGTTCTGCGAGGGCTACGCCGCGATCGCGGCGGACCCTCGGGAGCAGGGCGAGCTGCTGCGCGCCTTCGAACTGGACAAGGCGGTCTACGAAGTGGGTTACGAGCACGCGAACCGGCCGGACTGGCTGGGTGTGCCGCTCGCCTCGATCGCCCGGATCACTAGCGGAGGGACGACACCGTGA